ATCCTTCGCGTCCACCGCCGTGGTGTCGGACGTCTTCGCGTCGGGGGTCTTCGCGTCAGCGGCCTCCGCCCCTTTGCGGCGCCCGTCGCCTTCGCGTCGGCGCCCTTCGCTCCGGAATCCTTCGCGTCCGGCGTCTCTCCGCCGGCATCGGCGGCCGGAGCGGCCTCCCCGGCGGCCCGAGAGGCGCGCTTTCGCACCGGCTTGGCCGGCGCCTCGGCGGCATCTGAGGCGCCCGCAGCGTCGGTTGCTGCCGGGGCGGCATCGGAGGCCGGAGCCTCGGCCGGCGCCTCCGCCTTCTTGGCGCGAGTGCGCCGCGGAGCCTTCGGCTTCTCCTCGGCGGGCGCCGAGGAATCAGCAGCCGCGGAATCAGCAGCCGGGGCATCAGCAGCAGCGGCGGCGGATGCCGGAGCCTCCGGCGCCTGAGTCGCAGCAGCGGACGCCGACGTGGCGCGCCGCGGCGCACGCTTGCGCACCGGAGCAGTCTCGGTCGCGGCCGCTTCAGCGGCCTGGTTGTCGTTGTGGGTCTCGGAGAAGTTCTCCACGAGTACTCCCTCATATGTCGTGGGAAATGAGCAATCCAGAGAATGCACAGCAGAAGCTGCGCGTCACACGCGCCGACGCCATGCGCCTGCCTGCCAGTACCTGGGTGGTGCTGGGGATCGCGTGCGGATTTCGCAGAAGTGCGACGGGGCCAGATTCACGAAGTTACGTGGAGCCCTCCGCTCGATCCCTAACTGTACCACCACGCACGTCCACCGCGAGCATGTGCGCATCCCAGGGAGTGTCGGTGACGGCATCCGCGAGATCGATCGCCCGCTGACGGGATCCCGGGCCGTCTGCGAGCACCAGCACGCTGGGACCTGCTCCCGAGACCACCGCGGCAAAGCCCTCCGAGCGCAGCGCCTGCACCAGTCGCAGGGTCTCCGGCATCGCCGTTCCGCGGTATTCCTGGTGCAGCCGGTCGGCGGTGGCATCCAGCAGCAGCTCGGGGCTCTGCGTCAGCGCGGCCACGAGAAGTGCCGATCGGGAGACGTTGAACACGGCGTCCTCACGCGACACCTGCGGCGGCTGCAGCGACCGGGCCAGCGAGGTCGACATCGTGAAGCCGGGCACGAACACCAGCGGCGCCACGCCGCGGTGCACCAGAAGCTTCTTGTGCTGCGGGCCGCTCTCGCCTGTCCAGGCGATCGTGAGTCCGCCGAACAGCGCGGGGGCGACGTTGTCGGGGTGTCCTCGAGCTCGGTCGCCAGGCGCAGCAGCTCCCGGTCGTCAAGCTCCACGTCGTCGGCCAGCAGGCCCTTGGCGATCAGGATGCCGGCCGCCACCGCAGCCCCCGATGACCCGAGCCCGCGTCCATGCGGCACGCCGTTGGTCGCGTGGATCCGCAGGCCGGGAAGCGGACGGCCGACGTCTGCATAGGCATGGGCGATCGATCGGACGACGAGGTTTCCAGCATCCGTGGGGATGTGCTCCGCCCCCGACCCGTCGACCTCGATCTCGAGCCGGTCGTCGGCGAACGACGATACGGTGAGAGTGTCGTAGATGCTCAGCGCAAGCCCGAGCGTGTCGAATCCGGGCCCGAGGTTCGCGCTCGTGGCGGGCACGGTGACCGTGATGGTACGAAGGGCGCCGTCGACGACGGGGGTGTCCGAGACGACGGGCTCCATGTCCGCCGGAACGACGGTGACGCCCACGCTCATTCCCCTCGACGCGCAGCACCGAGACCACGTTCTCGACGACATCGCTGGCGGTGAGCCGGTCGACGGCTGCGCTGAGAGCGCTGTCAGCCGCGCGATGGGTTCCGATGATCAGCCGGGCCGTGCCGCGCGCATCCGACGCGGTGACCTGATCGGCGTCCTGATCCGCCGACGCGGCGACCGCAGTCTGCACGAGCGTCGCCACCGACACCCCGCCCTCACTGAACAGCCCCGCGATCGTAGCCAGCACACCGGGCTGGTCGGCGACCTCGAGAGTGATCTGATAGCGGGTGGTCACATGGCCGATCGACACGATCGGCAGGTTCGCCCTGGTCGATTCGCCGACACCCGTGCCACCCGCCATGTGCCGGCGGGCCGCAGAGACCACATCGCCGAGCACAGCGGATGCCGTCTGCACACCGCCGGCGCCGGCGCCGTAGAACATCAGCGAGCCGGCCGCCTCGGCCTCGACGAACACCGCGTTGTTCGCGCCGTGCACCGCGGCGAGCGGATGCGACCGCGGGACGAGCGCCGGGTATACCCGCACCGAGATCGACTCGCCGGTGGACTCCTGCAGCCGCTCGCAGACGGCGAGCAGCTTGATGACGAAGCCGGCGCTGCGGGCCTCCTCGATCATGTCGGCGGTGATGGAGGTGATGCCCTCGCGGTGCACGGCCTCCAGCGGCACGGTGGTGTGGAATGCCAGCGAGGCCAGGATCGCGGCCTTCTGCGCGGCATCGTAGGCTTCGACATCCGCGGTGGGGTCGGCCTCGGCATAGCCGAGCCGCTGGGCATCGGCGAGCACGTCGGCGAAGTCGGCGCCCTCGCTGTCCATCCGGTCGAGGATGTAGTTGGTGGTGCCGTTCACGATGCCGCTGATGCGCACCACACGGTCGCCGGCGAGCGAGTCCCTCAGCGGCCGGATGATGGGGATGGCTCCGGCCGCAGCGGCCTCGTAGTACACCGAGGCGCCCACCCGGTCGGCGGCCTCGAAGACCTCCGGGCCATGCGTGGCGAGCAGCGCTTTGTTCGCCGTCACGACGTCGGCGCCGGATCCGAGTCCGAGCAGGATGTGCGACCGGGCGGGCTCGATGCCGCCCATCAGCTCGATGACGATGTCGGCGCCGGTGATCAGCGACTCGGCATCCGTGGTGAACAGCTCACGGGGAAGATCCACGTCTCGTGGCGCATCGACGTCACGCACCGCGATGCCGGCCAGCTCGAGTCGCGCACCGGCACGGTCGGCGAGCTCGTCGCCGTGACGCAGCAGCAGGTCGGCGACCTGTGATCCCACGGCACCGGCTCCCAGCAGCGCCACACGAAGTCGTCGGTAGTCAGTCATCTGCGCTCCTCAGCACGTCGGGGTCGGTTCTGGTCTGGTCTGTTGCGGTCGACATCGGCGACGGCGGCCGCTCCGGCGAAGCCGGTCACCGCGCGATGCCGGCGTCCCGTGCCAGCAGATCGTGCAGGCTCTCGCCGCGCACGATGACGCGGGACTCACCGGCGTTCACGGCGACGATCGGCGGCCGCGGAATGTGGTTGTAGTTGCTCGACAGCGGCGCGCAGTACGCACCCGTGGCGGGAACGGCGAGCAGATCGCCCGGCACGATGTCGGCGGGCAGGTATTCGTGGTCGACGACGACGTCGCCGGATTCGCAGTGCTTTCCGACCACGCGCACCAGCACGGGGTCGCCCTGGCCGGCTCGCGATGCGAGACGGGCCGAGTACTGAGCGCCGTACAGCGCCGGGCGGGCGTTGTCGCTCATGCCGCCGTCCACGCTGACATAGCGACGACTGCCGGTCTCGAGCGCGACGTCCTTGAGGGTGCCGACCTCGTACAGCGTCACCCCGGCGTTGCCGACGATCGCGCGACCGGGTTCGAACGACAGCGCCGGGATGCGGATGCCGCGGGCGGCGCATCCCTCGGCCACAGCCGAGACGATCCCCTCGGCGAGACGCTCGATGGGCTCGGGGGTGTCGGCCCGGGTGTAGGCGATCCCGAACCCGCCGCCGAGGTTCAGCTGCGGGATCTCGCCTCCGGAGAGCAGCTCCTGATGCAGATCCAGCACACGCGCTGCGGATTCGCGGAAACCGGCCACACCGAAGATCTGCGAGCCGATGTGACAGTGCAGCCCGGCGAACTCCAGGCCTGCGATCTCGCGGATCCGCGCGACCAGGGCCGGTGCGGCGCTCAACGGTGTGCCGAACTTCTGATCCTCGTGGGCGGTGGCCAGGAAGTCGTGCGTCTCGGCGTGCACGCCGCTGTTCACCCGCAGCATCACCCGCTGCGAGGATCCGCCGCGTGCGACGATCGCGGCGAGCCGCTCGATCTCGATCTCGCTGTCGATGACGATCGTGCCCACACCCGCCTCGACGGCGCGCTCCAGCTCTGCCACGGATTTGTTGTTGCCGTGGAAGCCGAGCCGTCCGGCATCCGCTCCTGCTGCCAGGGCGACCTCCAGCTCGCCGCCGGTGCAGACGTCGACGTTCAGGCCCTCGTCCATCACCCAGCGCACCAGCGTGGTGTTCAGCAGCGCCTTGCCTGCGTAGTACACGCGGGCGGTGGTGCCATGCGCTTCGGCGGCAGCGTCGAAAGCCGCTCGCGTCGCAGATGCGCGACGGCGCACCTCGGCCTCGTCGAGCACCTGCAGCGGGGTCCCGTAGGTGCGGACGAGGTCGCCGGCGGAGACGCCGCCGATGACCAGCTCGCCTTCACCGTCGCGCTCGGCCGAGGCGGGCCAGACCGCTGGCGCGAGGTCGTTGGCGTCGTCGGGCACGACCAGCCATTCTGGGGCGGGCGAGGAGACAGCTGAATGCACAGAGCACCAATCGTGGGGCGGGTCCGAGGGCGAGGAGCGCACGGCGAGGTTGCCCACGATTCTAGGGCAAACCGACTGCCTGCTTCCGCAAGGTCTCGCCCCGTGACGATGTCCGCACGGCTCGCTAGGGTGATCGGATGGAGGGCTCATCCGATTCCGAACGCCCGGGCCTGTTCGCACGGGTGTCGGCGACGCTGATCAGACGGCTGCTGCGTTGGCGACTGGTGCGCGCTGCGCTGCTGTACACAGGCCGACGCGGACCCGTGCTGGCGGATGCCGTGACCTATCGCGCATTGTTCAGCGTGTTCGCGGCTGTGCTGCTGGGGTTCTCGGCGGCCGCACTGTGGCTTTCGGGCAACGAGCAGGCGTGGGATGCCGTGGTCTCGGCGGTGGACTCGGCACTACCGGGCCTGATCGCCACGTCGGACGGCGAGGGGATCGTCGATCTCGACGTCATCTCGGCACCCGGCGGACTGTCGATCGCGGGCATCGTCTCGCTGATCGGGCTGGTCGGTTCCGCGCTCGGTGCGATCGGCACCCTGCGCACGGCCATGCGCACCATCGCGGGAACGATCGCCGCGGATTCCGCCTGGTACCTGGTGATGCTGCGCAACCTCGCACTCGCGCTGCTGATCGCGGTCGCCTTCGCCGGCGCCGCCGCCCTGACCTTCGCCGGTGATGTGATCGTCCATGCGATCGGCAGCGGCTGGGGGTCGCCGACCGCCGTGTCGTGGGGCGTGCGCATCGTCTCGCTCCTGGTGGTGTTCGCCTTGAACGCGGTGCTGATCGGGTCGGCGTTCCGCATCCTGTCGGGCGTGCGGGCGTCGGGTCGCGCGCTCTGGTCCGGGGCGGCGCTGGGGGCGCTGGCCCTGCTGGTGCTCCAGGAGCTCTCCGGGCTGTTCGTCGGCGGCGCGAAATCGAATCCGCTGCTGGTCTCCTTCGCGTCGCTGCTGGCACTGCTGCTGTGGCTGAACCTGTCGACGCAGGTGATCCTGCTCTCCAGCGCCTTCATCGTGGTCTCGGTGCAGGAGGAACGCGATCGCGTGGCGGCGAAGTACGGCGCCGACACCCTCGCCGACGCTGCGGTGAGATTGGCGGAGGATGACGTGCGAGCGGCGACCGCGGCGCTGCGGTCGGCTCGATCCGCGGCCGACAGGGAGCACTGACGGTCCGACCGGCGCTCAGTGCCCGCGTCCCTGCATTCGACTCTTGGCGGCGGCGATCCTATTGCGTTGCGATCCACCAGATGGTGCCCGACGAATCCTGCACACCGCCACGCAGGTCATCGTCCTCGCTCTTGCGCACGGGCTCTTGGATGACGCTCGCGCCGGCCTCGACAGCCCGAGCGAAGGTCGCAGCAGCATCTTCGACATACAGATGGATGTGCGCCGGTGCGCGTGCGGTCTCGGTCGCCCCGCCGCCGATCATCACGACGCTGTCATCGATCTTGATCTCGGCGTGCATCAGCGATCCGTCCGGATGGTCGAATCTGCGCTGCAGAACCCCGCCGAATGCCGCGCCGAGAAATTCGATGAGCGCCTCTGCGTCCTGACAGACCAGGTAGGGACTGATCGACGGGTAGGAGGCCGGTTTCCAGCGTTCCATCCCGCAATTCTACGGCGGCTGGGCAGAAGAGCGGCTCTGCGCCCGCAGGGACTCAACCTGGGCAGCTGCCGTTCTCGAGCAGCGCGGGGTCGACGGTGATGCGGCCGTCGGCGCTGATGTCGGCGACCGCCCGGATGCCCTGGATACGCAGTCCGGTGAGCGTGATGCCGGCCGGGAGCCGATCGGCGATGCAGATGCGCTGCGGGCCGGCGAGCTTCTCCCCGGCGGAGCCGAGCAGGTCCGCGAGCCCCTGGAGGTCGATCTGGCTCCCGCCCAGGGTCACCGAGATCGGCGTGAGCAGCAGGTTACCGTCGTCGGCCGCGGGGAGTACGGTCAGTCCGACCGGGATGTCGCGTCCGAGCAGGGATATCTCGCCCTGCACAGTTGCGTTCGGGGCGTCCAGGGAGATCTCGGCATCCGGCAGCTGCGAGTCCCGCAGCAGCGCCGCGAACTGCGTCTGATCTATCGATACCGTGCCCTTCGCCGTGCCGAGCGCTCCGCCGCGAATGTGCACATCGGTCGCGGTGACGTGCGCGGAGCCGGTGATGCCGCCGATCGTCACCTCGTCCGACGACAGCCGCAGCTCGTGCAGCGTTCCCCAGACCAGCTGCGGCAGCAGGATGCCGGCCGTCTGCACCTCGAGCTGCTGATCGGTGGGCAGCTCCAGCTGCTCGACGACCACGGAGCGCACGATTCCCGGCACCACGGTGCGGGCCAGCAGCTCAGCGGCCACGACCAGCGCGGCGAGCACGCCCAGGGCGACGAGCAGGATCCACGGCCACCGCGCCCGCCGATGCCGGACGTTCCCCACGATCGGCGGCGCGGTCATGTCACATCCGCTCGGGAGCGGTGACGCCCAGCAGCTGCAGGCCGTTGCGCAGCACCTGACCGGTGGCGTCGTTCAGCCACAGTCGCGTGCGGTGCACGGTCTCGAGGGGGTCGTCTCCCTTGGGGATGACGCGGCAGGTGTCGTACCAGCGGTGGTAGAGGCCGGCAAGCTCTTCGAGGTAGCGCGCGATGCGGTGCGGCTCGCGCACCTGTGCGGCGAAGGCCACCAGTCGCGGGAACTCCTGCAGGGCGCCCAGCAGGGCGCTCTCGGTCTCGTGCGTGAGCAGCTCGGGCGCGAACTCCGAGCGGTCGACGCCGGATGCCGCCGCGTTGCGGGCGACGTTGTGCGTGCGGGCGTGCGCGTACTGCACGTAGAACACCGGGTTGTCGTTGGTCCGCTTCTGCAGCAGCTCGGGATCGAGGTCGAGCGGCGAGTCGGCGGGCGAGCGCTCCAGCGAGTAGCGCAGCGCATCCGGCCCCAGCCAGTTCAGCAGGTCGTCCATCTCGATGATGTTGCCGGCGCGCTTGGACAGTCGCGCGCCGTTGATCGACACCATCTGCCCGATCAGCACCTGGATGTTCTTCTCGGGATCCTCGCCCGCGGCGCCGGCGACGGCCTTGAGCCGGTTGACATAGCCGTGGTGGTCGGCGCCGAGCAGGTAGATCTTGTTCTGGAAGCCGCGGTCGCCCTTGTTCAGGTAGTAGGCGGCATCTGCGGCGAAGTAGGTGTACTCGCCGTTGGAGCGGCGGATGACCCTGTCCTTGTCGTCGCCGAAGTCGGTGGTGCGCACCCAGACGGCGCCCTCCTCGTCGAACACATGCCCCTGGGCACGCAGACGGTCGACGGCCCGGTCGACCAGGCTCGGACCGCCGTCATCGGATGCGGCGTGCAGTGTGCGCTCGGAGAACCAGACGTCGAAGGGCACGTTGAACCGCTCGAGCGAGCTCTTGATCTCGGCGAGCTGATATTCGTAGGCCTGGTCGCGTGCGACCACCAGCTGTTCGTCCTCGGGCAGCTCCAGCAGGGCCGGATGCGCCTCGAGCACGCGCCGTGCCAGATCGGCGATGTACTCGCCCGGGTAGCCGTCCTCGGGGGTCGGGTCGCCCTTGGCCGCGGCCAGCACCGAGCGTGCGAAGCGCTCCATCTGCGCACCCGCATCGTTGATGTAGTACTCGCGCACGGCATGCGCGCCGCTGGCCAGCAGCAGTCGCACGATCGAGTCGCCCAGCGCCGCCCAGCGGGTGTGGGCGATGTGCAGGGGGCCGGTGGGGTTGGCCGAGACGAACTCGACGTTCACCGAGACACCGGCCTGCGAATCATTGGTGCCGTAGGCGGAGCCGGCATCGACGATGGTCTTGGCGAGGGCACCCGCCGCGGCCGCTTCCAGGCGGATGTTGATGAACCCCGGTCCCGCGACGTCGACGGCGGCGATCCCGTCGACAGCTGCCAGACCGTCGGCGATCCGCTGCGCCAGCTCGCGGGGGTTCGTGCCGAGCCGTTTGGCCAGACGCATCGCGATGTTCGTCGCCCAGTCGCCGTGATCGCGGTTGCGCGGGCGATCCAGGACGACGTCGGATGCCGTCAGCCCGAGCTCCTCGTCGGGTCGCAGCGAGTCCGCGACCGGGGTGAGAACGGCGAGGATGGCTGCGGCGAGGGCTTCAGGGTTCATAGACCCTCAAGTCTACGGCCCGCGGTGCCCGACTCCCGCTCGGCGACGGCACGCTGTCGGTCACGAGCGGAACGCGTCCACCGTCTCGGTGAGACGCGCGAGGATCGCGTCGTCCGGCCGCCCTCCTGCCGCGCGCACCGCGAGCACCGCCGCCCCGACCGCCCCATCGCCGACCGGGCGCAGGTCCAGCGACTGCCCGGCACCCCCAGCCGTGCCAGGAAGGCGTCCCGCACGGGCCCGGTGCGAGAGAGTACGCTGCCGCCGACCACGAGCGGTCCAGGTCCCGTCAGCACTGCGCAGAGCGTGTCGGCAAGATGCTCGCCAGCCGCGGTGAGGATGCCGTGGGCCACGGCATCCGTCTCCTCGAACGCGTAGGGTGCGAGGCCTGCCAGCTCGATCGGAGGGAGGGAATAGAGCGCGCCCACCAGCTGCTCGAGCTCGCGCGGGCGTCCATCCACTCGAGCGTCCGTCCTGACGATGTCGCAATGCGCCAGGACGCGATCGGTCAGCGCGGTTCGCGGCCCCGTGCCGTCGAGATCCTGCACGGCCGCCCTGGCGATCTCCTGACCGATCCAGAAACCGCTCCCCCGGTCGCCGAGCAGCCAGCCCAGGCCATCCCCGGTCCTCTCGATGCGCCCGTCCTGCACGCGGATCACGCATGCGCCCGTCCCCGACACCAGCGCGTATCCGAACGTCGACGCCGCGCCACTGAAGTAGGTCGCGAGCAGATCCGACTCGAACACCAGACGCCCCACGAAACCGTGCTCCACCAGCCGATCCAGCAGCCAGTCGACACCGCCGGAGGCTCGCATCCCCGCCATCGCCGGGACGATCACCGAGACCTCGGCGAGAGTGCGGCCGGTCGCGGACAGGGCTGCGCGAACGGCATCCAGCACACCTTCCGCCGCCCGCTCCGGGCCCGCCGAGATCGGATTGCCGCGCCCGCCGACGCCGTAGCCGAGGCACTGCCCGTGCATGTCGGTCAGCACCGCTCTGGTCGAGGTTCCGCCGGCGTCGATGCCCAGCAGCAGCGCTTCGTGACTCATTTGTGATGTTGTCCTATTTGACGTTTTCGTCGCGTGAGAATAGTTTTCATCTCAACGGGAAAAACCCCCGACGGGGATTCAGGAGGCAATGGTGCCACGGACCAAGGACTTCGGCAACGGAATGACGATCGCGCGCCGCATCGCGGCCGGTCGTCACACCATGCCGACGGCGATGAGCAAGATCGCCGACGTCGTCACCGGGCATCCGGCGGCTCCCGTAGAGCTGACCATCACCGAGCTCGCCGAGCGTGCGGGCACCTCCCCGCCACCGTCACCCGCTTCTGCCGGGCGATCGGCTTCGACGGGTACACGCAGTTCCGTGTCGGCGTCGCCAGCGAGATCGGGCGTGGGGACGCGGACGAGAGCTGGCACGCCGACATCGGCGAGGAGTTCGGCGTGACCGATGCGCCGGGCAAGGTGCTGCAGACGCTCGTCGCACTGCACGTGGACAGCCTGGAGAGCACTGCCGCCCGCCTCGACCTGGACAGCGTCATGCAGGTGGCCAACTCCATCGCGGCCGCTCGTCACGTCGACATCTACGGCGTCGGCGGCAGCGGTGTCATCGCCCGGGAGTTCCAGGGGCGCCTCTACCGCATCGGGGTCAACGCGCACGCGTGGTCGGATGTGCACGAGGGGCTCACCAGCGCCGTGATGCAGAACTCCAGTTCCGTCGCGGTGGGCATCTCCAGCACGGGTCGCACCGAGGAGACCGTGCAGATGGTGTCGCAGGCGGGTGCCTCCGGCGCCTTCACCGTGGCGATCACGCACGACGCGGACTCGTGGCTCGCCGGGCTCGCCGACGTCTCTCTGGCCACCGCCGAACCTTCGCACTACCTGCGCCCGGACGATCTGTCGGTGAAGCACTCTCAGCTGCTCGTGCTCGATCTGCTGTACCTGCTGGTCGCCCAGCAGATGTTCGGCGAGGCTTCCACACGCCTGGCGGCCAGCGCGATGGCGGTCTCGGCGCACCGCCGGTCGCCGCGCGCCCCCAAGCCCGCCTCCATCGCCGCCGAGGAGACCCGATGACTGCGACAGCATCCGCACTGCTCCACGAGGCGACTGCCCGGCTCGACCGGCTCGCCGCCGGCGCCGAGGCCGGAGCACTCGATCCCGCCATCGCGCACATGGTCGACGC
Above is a window of Microbacterium suwonense DNA encoding:
- the lysA gene encoding diaminopimelate decarboxylase is translated as MHSAVSSPAPEWLVVPDDANDLAPAVWPASAERDGEGELVIGGVSAGDLVRTYGTPLQVLDEAEVRRRASATRAAFDAAAEAHGTTARVYYAGKALLNTTLVRWVMDEGLNVDVCTGGELEVALAAGADAGRLGFHGNNKSVAELERAVEAGVGTIVIDSEIEIERLAAIVARGGSSQRVMLRVNSGVHAETHDFLATAHEDQKFGTPLSAAPALVARIREIAGLEFAGLHCHIGSQIFGVAGFRESAARVLDLHQELLSGGEIPQLNLGGGFGIAYTRADTPEPIERLAEGIVSAVAEGCAARGIRIPALSFEPGRAIVGNAGVTLYEVGTLKDVALETGSRRYVSVDGGMSDNARPALYGAQYSARLASRAGQGDPVLVRVVGKHCESGDVVVDHEYLPADIVPGDLLAVPATGAYCAPLSSNYNHIPRPPIVAVNAGESRVIVRGESLHDLLARDAGIAR
- the argS gene encoding arginine--tRNA ligase — its product is MNPEALAAAILAVLTPVADSLRPDEELGLTASDVVLDRPRNRDHGDWATNIAMRLAKRLGTNPRELAQRIADGLAAVDGIAAVDVAGPGFINIRLEAAAAGALAKTIVDAGSAYGTNDSQAGVSVNVEFVSANPTGPLHIAHTRWAALGDSIVRLLLASGAHAVREYYINDAGAQMERFARSVLAAAKGDPTPEDGYPGEYIADLARRVLEAHPALLELPEDEQLVVARDQAYEYQLAEIKSSLERFNVPFDVWFSERTLHAASDDGGPSLVDRAVDRLRAQGHVFDEEGAVWVRTTDFGDDKDRVIRRSNGEYTYFAADAAYYLNKGDRGFQNKIYLLGADHHGYVNRLKAVAGAAGEDPEKNIQVLIGQMVSINGARLSKRAGNIIEMDDLLNWLGPDALRYSLERSPADSPLDLDPELLQKRTNDNPVFYVQYAHARTHNVARNAAASGVDRSEFAPELLTHETESALLGALQEFPRLVAFAAQVREPHRIARYLEELAGLYHRWYDTCRVIPKGDDPLETVHRTRLWLNDATGQVLRNGLQLLGVTAPERM
- a CDS encoding MurR/RpiR family transcriptional regulator, giving the protein MTDAPGKVLQTLVALHVDSLESTAARLDLDSVMQVANSIAAARHVDIYGVGGSGVIAREFQGRLYRIGVNAHAWSDVHEGLTSAVMQNSSSVAVGISSTGRTEETVQMVSQAGASGAFTVAITHDADSWLAGLADVSLATAEPSHYLRPDDLSVKHSQLLVLDLLYLLVAQQMFGEASTRLAASAMAVSAHRRSPRAPKPASIAAEETR
- a CDS encoding YhjD/YihY/BrkB family envelope integrity protein, whose protein sequence is MEGSSDSERPGLFARVSATLIRRLLRWRLVRAALLYTGRRGPVLADAVTYRALFSVFAAVLLGFSAAALWLSGNEQAWDAVVSAVDSALPGLIATSDGEGIVDLDVISAPGGLSIAGIVSLIGLVGSALGAIGTLRTAMRTIAGTIAADSAWYLVMLRNLALALLIAVAFAGAAALTFAGDVIVHAIGSGWGSPTAVSWGVRIVSLLVVFALNAVLIGSAFRILSGVRASGRALWSGAALGALALLVLQELSGLFVGGAKSNPLLVSFASLLALLLWLNLSTQVILLSSAFIVVSVQEERDRVAAKYGADTLADAAVRLAEDDVRAATAALRSARSAADREH
- a CDS encoding VOC family protein, producing the protein MERWKPASYPSISPYLVCQDAEALIEFLGAAFGGVLQRRFDHPDGSLMHAEIKIDDSVVMIGGGATETARAPAHIHLYVEDAAATFARAVEAGASVIQEPVRKSEDDDLRGGVQDSSGTIWWIATQ
- a CDS encoding LmeA family phospholipid-binding protein, which produces MTAPPIVGNVRHRRARWPWILLVALGVLAALVVAAELLARTVVPGIVRSVVVEQLELPTDQQLEVQTAGILLPQLVWGTLHELRLSSDEVTIGGITGSAHVTATDVHIRGGALGTAKGTVSIDQTQFAALLRDSQLPDAEISLDAPNATVQGEISLLGRDIPVGLTVLPAADDGNLLLTPISVTLGGSQIDLQGLADLLGSAGEKLAGPQRICIADRLPAGITLTGLRIQGIRAVADISADGRITVDPALLENGSCPG
- a CDS encoding N-acetylglucosamine kinase, with product MSHEALLLGIDAGGTSTRAVLTDMHGQCLGYGVGGRGNPISAGPERAAEGVLDAVRAALSATGRTLAEVSVIVPAMAGMRASGGVDWLLDRLVEHGFVGRLVFESDLLATYFSGAASTFGYALVSGTGACVIRVQDGRIERTGDGLGWLLGDRGSGFWIGQEIARAAVQDLDGTGPRTALTDRVLAHCDIVRTDARVDGRPRELEQLVGALYSLPPIELAGLAPYAFEETDAVAHGILTAAGEHLADTLCAVLTGPGPLVVGGSVLSRTGPVRDAFLARLGVPGSRWTCARSAMGRSGRRCSRCARQEGGRTTRSSRVSPRRWTRSARDRQRAVAERESGTAGRRLEGL